In Setaria italica strain Yugu1 chromosome IX, Setaria_italica_v2.0, whole genome shotgun sequence, the genomic stretch CACATGTAAAATTCCTAAGTATTTGTTTGGTATACAAACGTTTTGATTCGAGATGTCTTGTGCGGTTTGGCTCCTGAATGTTATATGTGCTGTTAACAATTGTATATCTCGTAGCCAATTGTCTATAGCGTGTAAGTTTTATAATTGTAGACCATCCTCAAAACTCGAGTAGGTTTCAGAAGATCTAGAACAAATATGGAGATCCAGATTTAACTTAGAGTACGCATTACGTAAACtaaagaataaataaaacattGTACAAAAAGCTATTCAAATTAAGTTCTATATGCTTAAGTACGTAATAAAATAACCAGGATAAATATAATATTAATTGATTTCACTTTCGTTAGAAAGAGAACAGATTTTGGTGGCTCTCATTATTGCAAttcctctcatcggctagaTTACTTTTTTTCGAAACACATGACAGGTGCAGATGTTCACAAACACACACGCACACTCGCCCTCTACGAACGTACGCACGTAAGCGTACTCCTATGAACACCTTCGAGAGACTAAACTAGTAGATactcgagattgacgaagtcatcTCTGGTGGCTCACTATCAATGAGCATGTTGCTTACCACTGAAACAATAGCTTTGGttaaattatagaataaaatctGGAAAATAAGCACACTAGTACGGAGTCCAGGTTACTTATCGTTCAATGAAAAACAAATACTATCAATACTACGTCAGCTCGTTGTCTTTTCTTACTTTGACTAAAGTCATATGGTAAAGGAAAGGAAGAATGCGGCCTATTGGTCATTAATTGTTAACAGTACCATCTATTTCCATGACAGGAAAACAAGGCCCAAAATGACCCTCTCAATCTTCTTCAAGATCCTTGCTTTGGGATTACTCGAGTAATGAACCAACACCATCACAATTTCTATATGGTCTTTCAATTTATAATTTACATTTATTTAACAATTATACTCATATGTAAATTAATCAAGGCCCGTGCTTGACCAAAACTTCATCTACATGGGAGTGAATAACACATCAGCAAGCTTCTCCTCGGCGCTAACCAACATATTGCCTGCTGTAACTTTTGTAAATGCGATAATACTCAGGTGAAGCTACAATTTAAGGACATACAAACATTCATAAATGTATTCCCCTCTGGTTAGCAAGAAAACATATATGCTAACATTGCTTGTTGCATATGACAATGAAGGATGGAGAGAATAAACATCAAGGAGCGACGTAGCCAGGCTAAGATTGCTGGCACGGCCATAACAGTTGGGGGAGCGCTGCTCATGATACTTTTCAAGGGCCCCATCGTCAACTTTCCATGGACCAAGGACGTCAGCCACGCTGTCTCCGACAGTGGTGCCCACAACGGCGGCCACTGGCTCATGGGCACCTTCATGATCCTGTTAAGCTGCTTCTGCTGGTCTGCCTTCTTCATACTCCAAGTAATTAACTAAAATTCCTGGCACCTATATTTAGGATGTCATGTGATTTTTACTGTAGATACAATATTTTGAACGACCTGTTGGGACTTGGGACTTGTTTTACGCTTCTTTGAAAAAGATTGTACTGTGTTACTAAGTCACCCGATAATGTTTCAGTCATACACGTTGAGGAGTTACCCATCTGAGCTCTCCTTGACCACTCTGATTTGCGCACTGGGCGCCACGGAGAGTGGCGCAGTCGCTCTAGTCATGGAGCGTGACACTAAGACTTGGTCCATCGGGTTTGACATGAGACTCTTCACGGCCATATACTCTGTAAGTATTGGTAAAGTGGTCAAGTTTCCATCCAATTTTTGCAGGTCATACCTGTCATTAGTTAATAAGTATACATGGCTCTATATGTAATGGACGAATAATCGTCTGTTGCTCATTGGTGCAGGGCATAATGTGTTCGGGTGTTGCTTACTACGTGCAAGGAATAGTGATCAAGGAGAGGGGGCCAGTGTTTGTAACAGCGTTTAGCCCACTCTGCATGATCATAGTGACTCTGCTAGGTTCCATCATTCTCTCCGAGGTGGTCACTTTAGGCAGGTATATTTTCTGATCCTAGACTAACTACGTTGTCTTTTTAATGCGTAAttttaaaaggaaaaaactATAGCATCTTAGTTAATTTGATTGCCCACATATAGGCTAATCGGTGCGACAGTAATTGTTTTTGGCCTCTATGCGCTGATATGGGGCAAGAACAAGGACCATGTGAATGGAAATGATGCAGAAAACAATTTTGAGAAGCACAGGACTTTTGAGTTACCATTCTCAACTACCGACGTGAACAAAATGAGCAGTCTCGGCAATATTTAGCTGTTACTGAAGCGGCATAGCAAGGAAAGTTTGAGTCAACCACTCTGACTTTGTGTGCCCGTGTGTGGGTGTCTAGTACTGTTAGCATGTAATAGTATATGTTCCGTGGTCGCCTAATTCCTGTGCAAGACGTAATTTTTGGCGTCTATATATGGCTCATTATGCAAATTTATTGTGCACAGTAAAATAAAACGACTATATGTGTAATTTTGTCGAGATATAATGATTAATGATCATAAAAGAAGCACTAGCTGCTCCCTCATTTCATTTTGTAAAGCCTCGCTGTTGACCAATGATTGCCGAAAAGTTTAATGCCGGGAACTAGGCTCAGATGAAAAGCTCATGGCTCTGTAGCTCGGCTCTGCTGGACTTGCCTTCGACGTGTTTTGCTAACAAGCCAAGCTAGGACTTTAGCTCATTCAATTTAATGAACTGTCTCGAGCTGCTCACGAGCTAAATGAGCCAAGAAGCCTAGCAGAAAAGCCATGCTAGCAACAGGAGTCAGGGACATTCCACCGGTAAACTGTGCAGCGCTCCAACTATTTCAAGCCGAACCTAATCCACGTGCTCCCAACTTCAATATAAGATTAATCCTAATGTTAAAAATATGACCCTAATTTTTTATTAATTATAATTTTGATGATTGAgtgataatatatttattttttaagtgAAAACTGCGGGGAGTTCCTGACAATACTACATTTTCAAACAAGAGTATATATGGAGAAAGTTACTTACAACGAAAGAGGGAGAGAGTAGGCGGCAGGGGATGTTTATATTAAAATATATATACTGTAGCAATTGGATCAATATTGGTTTAAAATCGTCCTTAACTTGATGGAGTTGAGTTGAAGGATTTGCTCTTTGAATCGCACAGTCCAAATGTTCATAGTAGCTCTGGGCCCCTCAAACATCTTGCCATTCCATACATTCCATAGGTCCCATGCTGCTATaaccaatatttttttgaagaaaGGGAGTTGTAAATTGTTTGTTGCCACTGATAGACTTTCATCTATGCAAGGTATGTTATTCTAATGGAAACCAATCTTCTGTTACCATGACAGTGCACACAGACACTCGAAAAATAGGTGTCTTATGTCTTCCTCACACTGATCATCGCATAGCAAGCAGTTGACATCTTGTTATACGTTGAAATGTCGACGCTACAGCATGATCTTTGTGTCCAGTCTAAATCAGCCATGCAAAGAACTTCAGTCTTTGTGTACATTTTGACTTCCATATCCATTAAAGTTGCTGGTACTTGCAGATGAGTAAATGCCGAACCGTAAAATTTCCGTGATGTAGCTGGGTTTGCAACATGTGAAACTCCTGCAGAGCCTGCTCAGATAGACGTAGGTTAAAGAGTGAGACTAAATCCTCCATTTTCATGATCTGTTTCACCGAGATGTTTGGATTGGCAGAAAAATGAATAGAGGGTACTAAGCTCAGAGAAAGCCATCAGACTAGAGGTCATCCAAAAATAAGAAGGTGGAGCCATCTCCAATGGTGCACCATGCTATATTCCTTTATACATCACATTGAGCCTCAAGACATCTTTGCACCAGAAGGATCCTACCTCTCTAGCATACTACTCTCTAGCATACTGTGCAACATTCTTGTTATAGTACTTGAACTAGATTAACTGCACCAAGGGAACATCAACCTTGTCCGAAAACCGTACATGTTTTGTAGCAGCATTTATCAGTTGATGTGTATAAATATATTTCTTGTTTTGAGAAAGACTTCATGTCGCCTTAGAAGCTGGAGTTTTAGTAGCACTTTTCTCAACCGTTAGCATTTATCAACCACCTGTAGAGATGCAACATCTCTTCCACATCGCTGCTTGTAGTACAAGTAATCCCTCTGATGTGCAACTTTTATTTCATTCGAAACAAATTGTAAAATGATATATCAGCCCTATCAATTTCAAGATTATATTTTTCATTTCCTAGAGGTGAGGTGCCCCTCGCAGttgaagtatagagtccatACCTCACCCGTCATCCTGCATAAATATATATTGAAAAAAAGTTAATAGTTTAACATGATGATATGATCACATACGACATTGTTGCTAACTTGCAACAAATTATGAGGGCTTGGCATTAGGGACTTGTACTGTAGTGGACTAAACATATTAGCTTTACTATGGTGACTATGATATTCAGAAAGTCTAATGGTTCTGACATAATTATTGTTTTAACAAGAGCCCATCATATCTGAACTGTGTACTCTAGTGACCACATCTCAAAATGGACAAAGTAATAGTGAGAGATTGGATGTGTTTTACGAATTGAACTCAAGGGCTAACAAAAAATTGTTGATTTTCCAGTCAAACAATGACTCTGATGGCGGATGACAAACAATTTAGACAAGAGCAATACAAGACTGAGAAACAGATGGAAAACAAAACACTAATAGGTCAGCAGATGAAACAAAACATATAAACCCTAGATAGATTCAGCAGGACGATGGATGAGAGGAACGCCGGCCCTCTCGTAGTTCGGCAAGGGGTAACCGTATAAATCCTGAGTCTTCTCTATAACCCTAATGTTAATACTCAGCAGATCCAAAATGAGATTAATTGGGGCCCTAGGCGCAGGTACTTGCATCCAGATCAAGATAGCAGCCGTCGTTGCTGGATAGGGGATGATAACTTACGTGGCTGGGGGAGGATCATTGGCCCCTCCTTTGTCCAGATCAAGGTAGCAGCTGCCGGTGAGGTCGGGGTCTCCGATGGCCGGCAGCGTACCAGTCGGCGTCCTGGTATAAGTAGCTGCCATCGTAGAAAAGAATGAACCACCGAtgcctcctctccctctgtgATTAGATTAGTATGCGAGTTTAGGGGGTAGGGATGTTTTATTAACGTGTGTTTTGGACTCTGGTGGGAAAAATTGAGCCGGGTTTTCATGTTTCCGGAATTTTTTGGGAGGGAAGGCTAAAGATTGTAGTCCTAAGTTTCATGCGCTTTGGTCTTGCCTGACGATGGCTGTTGAGAACCTGAACTGGAATTTTTAAATGTGACATTACATTGAATTTTATACGGCAACGATCCAAGTGCTTCAACTACGAGTTATAGAGGGATGGTAGGGCTACAATTAATCCTTGTATTCAGCATTTCGTGGTTTGAAAGACCTAGGGGGTCATACTCGAGTCAGGCACATAGAATGTTCATAGATCACCGTCACTACTCTTTCAAGATTTTTTAAACCTTTGAATAAGTGATTAACAACTTCAACTACTTTACTCTTCCATAAAATTGATAAACATTCTTAGAACAAGTGTTGTGATATGGTCTAGGCTCGATGTTGCATCTCTGATGATGGACATTGATAGAGTAATAAGTGACGAGCTACGGTTTTTGTTAATTCAATGTTCACTACGGCACAATGAATGACACACAAATTGGTAAGAACAGAACGAGAGAGGTAGAAAGCACAAACAATCGATAGTGTATCACACTTGATAATCACAGTGAGGACCAGTAACTAAGGTTCAGATATGCTGTGGAACTCTGAACAATGCCATTCAATAGTCTATATGCACTACTGTGCAGTGTCCTCAGCGAAGTTCAGTTTTGCCATTCAATTGTAGCCCTACCatcgcccaaagcaatgagaaACACTAGCAGAGTTAGTTAGTTATAAGATGCATTTGTTCGCGAATTATTAGTAGACATAGTGTCGCCTGCATCTACTGAATTTCTCAATAGACATAGTTTACAGGTTGAGATGGCTCCAGTATATAGTTATCATATTATTTGTCTTGCATTGTGTATATTTTGGTTGGTACTATAGACATTCGTGTGGGCagaccacccaaattaacccggctaaactGTGCTAAACATCGCCTCAGATGCGAACAAACACTTTAATCGgatcaaaatggtagtctgtcgggtttcacccgatacaaccacgtatttccgatcgaaacaagcatacatcACTGGTACGAAGatgagcccagagattacaaaaATCTAGATAAAATATTACATAGGTCCCAAATTaattattacaaaccgagtTTCAATGCATAAAGTAGCTTCaaagttcaaaagcagcggaaataaatgATAGatctaacgtcgatacatgataccatggtgaagccattCATAATATCactcaccacgatcctcgcccaCCGAGGACGGGTCCTATTCAACCATCCATCCCGAAGGGAGGTGGTACGGCCAAGTAACActagcaaccacatcatcaatatcaacattacctgaaaacatagccataagcaaggctgagtatactaatacttcgcaagacttacccatcaagtggtatctaatccaccgactcctagaaatgcaaggctttttagctgatgcgtttgttttgccaaaagcttctaaagtggatccttacttgcaagttttagcatcaagttttagttgattaaccattctaggtaggCACCTagtctaagcaagcatggtagaacaagcaattgaatcaagcatcaatattaaacaTCATTCTTGTTggttcttactcagtgcagaaaggcggtcaagcagtcccaaactatgagaagtAGATGATTCGACtcgaatttattaaccttggaaggtgaacctaaacacacgacatatacGTACCATTctgggttcacatatatcaaccgTTTCCATCAATCGCCAGCATGTTTCCAAGGtctacttcccttggatacaatgccccaacagTCCCGGAACGATGCCGTACCGAGGctacacttgtacccacatgatgcatcaggggaacccggTTCCAGAGAGAGTAGGGACTATGTCCACGCttcggttcaatcaggtactaggcttcccgatcccatactcggtatgtgtttagtatgttcaaacacttgaccacaactctaacacatttcgaccttagcagttttcctcTAAACAAATGGGGCATCCACCATTTCAGAACATATTACCAGGCCCTACCCGTAAACTTTATGATTCCAATAACAAGCAACTcgtatagctcgcgagtgacaggaaatcacttgacttttaccatgttcctatttagcatagcaattaaacgacttatcatgctagtagtCCTAAAATGGGTACTAGGaacatgcaactaaggtttcaagcaactcctatgaacttaatgcacaaacataagtaacataagtattacATAATTTGGAAtccagggttatgctccggggcttgccttcttgtcctatGTTAGGCTGGGGCTCTTCCGAAGCTTGGCTCGGGTCTTGAGTTGTTTCGATCAGGTTCAATACAGCAGTAGACTGTTCTTCTTCAACTTCCGGGATCAACTCGTACATGACgtcagcgaggttagcttctacacgagatgcatatgcataagatttcatttataacCGTTCATGATGTAGATTGCAATTCGTAATCATTGCAGAAGCATAGGGTGCAATttcaaccacattcacctagacaagtttgtaacatttcttttcttcataaaACAGggttggttggaaagaaaacatagcctttactttgatggtgattgtataCATATATCTGATTCTAAGAACTTAGTATTCAAAAGACAAAAGGTGGTGTCATGTCGGTACTGTTTAGCAACTCTTTAGGAAGGATCATGTTACTGATGACAAAACATAAATAACCATTTTGGGAGCCTACAAATCCTAATAGTACTTATTATTAATGATTAAACTAGCAtgcaacatgaataaatgtttcagGGAGTTTAAGTTATGGACATGAAATTTTTACATGAGCTTTCCCCCTACACAAGATATCTATTGTAAAAAATTGAGATGAAGTTGACATCTCCAGAATTTAGTAAAAATCAAACAGTGTTAAATTGCAGAtcatgaagaatgatttttaactagagttctaGTATCAGTTtggttccacaaattttacagaagggAATCCAACACAAACATAAGCTACTGTGAATTTCGCAAGATTTTATAAGCACGACATCTCTTTATTGTataataaggagattaaacaacatgtatttcattaagcattagaaaacacatatttcataggaacaagtatttttactagcaggcatgagcatcaagaatctagcaaaatttattttgcatttttatccatttttcactaattatcatgcaaataacaatATTAAGAGAGTAATTAAGCATTTTGATTTAGATCAGTATGAACACCATAGACTCTACTAACACAAGTTGTAGGTATGGAACATACATGTTaaaaggaagctaacaaaattggtttcacaattttcaGACCACTATATGACTTATAAAGTATTTAAtggcttttatacaaaataaatcatagcactAGATACAGGAAATTAACATGCACATAAACATTTTTAATTTAAACTAGACTTCATCAGGACCTCAACATaactagtttcatatttttctcatttttctacaatttcttaGATATTCCCaagtttcagccattttaatcaatttaaaaccaaaaaggaaaaaaaagtttcatgattAGGTCCTTAGATCTTTTGAAACTTTCACAACGAGGCCCATCTATTTTATGCCTAAGACCCTGGAACTACTTTCGGTCTTGCAATGTGATCCTCGGcgtccggccggcggcgaggcggcgcaaTCCAGCAAGGAGCCGCCGCGGGGTTGCGGGACAATGGCGGGGGAGTGTTGAGGAGCTCACCAGAGGTCTTGGGCTGTAGGGTTGAGGGCGGAGGAGGTTCAGCAAGGGGGCTCGATGGCGGAGCTCCGGGCA encodes the following:
- the LOC101761474 gene encoding WAT1-related protein At4g08290 yields the protein MELAGTWRKVKPYMAMVFLQFGFAGMFLISVASLRQGMSHYVLVVYRNAVAAVVMAPFALWFERKTRPKMTLSIFFKILALGLLEPVLDQNFIYMGVNNTSASFSSALTNILPAVTFVNAIILRMERINIKERRSQAKIAGTAITVGGALLMILFKGPIVNFPWTKDVSHAVSDSGAHNGGHWLMGTFMILLSCFCWSAFFILQSYTLRSYPSELSLTTLICALGATESGAVALVMERDTKTWSIGFDMRLFTAIYSGIMCSGVAYYVQGIVIKERGPVFVTAFSPLCMIIVTLLGSIILSEVVTLGRLIGATVIVFGLYALIWGKNKDHVNGNDAENNFEKHRTFELPFSTTDVNKMSSLGNI